The candidate division KSB1 bacterium genome has a segment encoding these proteins:
- the era gene encoding GTPase Era, producing the protein MTEIPADFRSGYVAIIGRPNVGKSTLVNALLQFRLSIATHKPQTTRHTILGILNEEKAQVIFLDTPGLIQPKYKLQEWMMKAANRAIQEADVLLLLVEAGAAPNPHDRDLLAESATKGKPIVLAINKIDLIEKSSLLPLIEAFRSIHQPEAVVPISALQGENLDVLKSELLSLLPFGPPFYPQDTLTDHPERFFVGELIREQIFLQYGEEIPYSSTVVIDEFRERPQGKDFINARIIVERDSQKKIIIGKEGQAIRRLGEKAREAIEAFLGRPVYLQLFVAVRENWRKKENFLREFGYDLRGA; encoded by the coding sequence ATGACTGAAATTCCTGCAGATTTTCGTTCCGGATACGTGGCCATCATCGGCAGGCCTAACGTCGGCAAGTCGACGCTGGTCAACGCGCTGCTGCAGTTTCGCCTTTCCATCGCCACCCACAAACCGCAGACGACGCGCCACACGATCCTCGGCATCCTCAACGAGGAAAAGGCGCAGGTCATCTTTCTCGACACGCCCGGTCTTATTCAACCGAAATACAAGCTGCAGGAGTGGATGATGAAGGCGGCCAACCGCGCGATTCAGGAAGCCGATGTTCTGCTTTTACTGGTCGAAGCGGGCGCTGCGCCCAATCCTCATGACCGCGATTTATTGGCGGAATCGGCGACCAAAGGCAAGCCGATCGTTTTGGCCATCAATAAAATTGACCTGATCGAAAAAAGCTCTCTCCTGCCGCTCATCGAGGCCTTTCGCTCGATTCACCAACCGGAAGCGGTGGTGCCGATTTCGGCGCTTCAAGGGGAAAATCTTGACGTTTTGAAAAGCGAGCTGCTCTCTCTTCTTCCTTTCGGACCGCCGTTTTATCCTCAAGACACCCTCACCGACCATCCGGAACGTTTTTTTGTCGGCGAATTGATTCGCGAGCAGATCTTTTTGCAATACGGTGAAGAGATTCCCTATTCCAGCACTGTGGTGATCGACGAGTTCCGTGAACGGCCGCAGGGCAAGGATTTCATCAATGCACGCATCATTGTCGAGCGCGACTCGCAGAAAAAAATCATTATCGGCAAGGAGGGTCAAGCAATTCGGCGCCTGGGTGAAAAAGCACGTGAAGCGATCGAAGCGTTTTTGGGCCGTCCGGTCTATCTGCAGCTCTTTGTTGCCGTTCGGGAGAATTGGCGCAAAAAGGAGAACTTTTTACGTGAATTCGGGTACGACCTCCGCGGCGCTTGA